TTAATTACAACAGTCTATTAAAGTCATTTTTAAGACGTGAGAGGAAAGGCAGTCGAGACTCACAAGCATCATTAATTAATGTTTTCTAATATTAGAGTTATACGTACATTGGAAGGGGGGATTGTGGGAGGCAAAAACATCGGAGTCAGCAATTTGTCTTTcatgatttaataaataaattttttttttgctctgcctaagcttgtgtttcttttttgggCCTATCTTTTCGATGTGACAGTAGTCTCACATAGCTTTCATAGCTTTCGGTTGTAGGAACTGACATTCAAATTAGACTTGAACATTTTCCGTCATACATCCTGGGTTTAGCACACACACCTTCGTGCTTTATGACGACAGGAGCCTCGGCCCAGCGAGGCCCACGAATCCCTCCAGCACCCACGCCCATTATTGCACGAAAGCCGCGCTCCAGCAGCCTGTGAACTCCGCTCAAGACAAAGCTCCCGCGGGCCCCACCCACCGCGGTTCCCGGAGCCTCATTGGCCGGCCTTCCGCCCGCCATCTTTATTAGCCCTCGCGATTTGGCGCGGGAGGCGGACGTCCCCCTTTCGGGCATCGATTGGTGGAATATTAATGAGGGTAAGCAGTTTTCCAAATTTCTATTGGTTCTCAAGCTTCAGACTAGGCAGGGAAAGGCAGAGCGACAGGGCTCAAGGAGGGAAGCGCGGAATGCGCCGGCGCGTAGTCGGGGACGCCAGGCCGAGGGTTTTGCTAGGAAACCGGCTGTTGTTGCCCCGCCCCCCTCGGGGCTTTTTGTCCCGTTAACTGTCGGAGTGCGGGGGTTCCAGCGCCGGCCGACATGCCGGTGCGCTTCAAGGTGAGCCCGGGGTCCCCAAGCCCGAAGGCTGATGGGGGGGTGCCGGGGCGGGGCGGGTGCGGGGCGCGGTAGCCTCGCTTTGTGCGCCGCGCCCCTCGGCCCCGCAGAGCCTGTCAGCCCCGGAACCTGCCACCCACAGCCCCGGAGGATGCTGGTCTCGTCTGACCCAGCTCCTCTCCGGTCACACTCACTTCCGAGTTGCCTTGCGGTAGCGTGAGGCGGTGCTGAGCCGGGTTCGGGAAGCTGGAGGAGTGGCAGTGCAGGGAGAGCGCTGTATAATGGACTTCAGATTGGGACGCCTGTGGCCTGTCTCGCAGCTTAGCATTTAACGCCCCTCcccctttaaaactttaaaagtgcGCGTGTTTTTTAAAGGCTTGAGAAACGGGATCTTTACAGGATAAGGACGGTATAAGAAATACACATTATTCATAGCTGTGCGTTTGGTTCGTTAAAAGTGCCAGATAGCTGACAGGGTCAAACACCCATCAACTAACAAAGAGTTTGACCACAGCTTTCCCCAGTCCCTGACTGCCTTAGCCTTTTATCTTAAGCGCTTGTATCCAGAATGGGAGGGGAATTTGTCTTTCTTCAGTTGACTTTACAACATTTCGAAAAGGACTAGACATAATACATAATATTGTATACTCGGTTAGACCTTAATTTAGGATAATTATAGTGACGGGGATTTAGATCGTCACTGTTACTGGAGAAGAGCCCAGGCTTGAATTCAGATAGCCAGCAAAAGGGCAGATGTTCTGAGCCTCAGATTCCTGCTAGCATCTGCCTCaagtggttgtgaggattaaaggatATAACACATGGGACTGCTTAACATGGGGCTGGGTAAATATTAGCTGTTCTTAAGGAGCTCTTCTTTGTTTAATTACCAACCTTAGTAAGTCTTGGAGCCCTTTTTAGAGATTGGGAAATTGTTTTTACTGATGCCTGCTTTAACACAACGTTCATTCATTGCATTGTACTCAAACTGTACTTTGCATTACAGGGGCTGAGTGAATACCAGAGGAACTTTCTGTGGAAAAAGTCATACTTGTCAGAGTCATGTAATTCCTCAGTGGGCCGAAGGTACCCATGGGCTGGACTTAGATCAGATCAATTAGGTAAGTTGGGCAAACTGATAGCCAATATAACTTGAATAAGCCTTGGGTTAAATTtgcaaagtaattaaaaaattgtGAAGCTTTGGTCAGTTGGCCTGGTTGACTTCTGCATTAGTTATTTAACAAATACTCATTGACAGTGTACTATAGGCCAGGATGATTGCCTGTCTTCTAGGGATATAGCCTCGATCTAGACAAAGACCCTTAACTGTGGGGAAGAGCAATGAACAAGTAACTCAGTATAAAATAAACCAGGAGATTTCAGGCTGGTATATAAAATTGTAGGCTAGCATGATGGATAACTTTAGGGAGAGATGGATTGGAGGAAATATGCTGTAGATTTGATATTTGAGCTGAGACATGAAAGCTTAGAGTAGACTAACGTGGGGAGGAGTACTGCTGAGGGGTTGAGGAATTGAAACTTGGATAGACTGAGTAGGTTGCCGAAGTTTCACAGCTAGTAAATGATAGAACCATGATTTGAAATCAAGACTGTACTGTTCAAAATCCATGAAGTCAGAGGCCACATTTTGTCATCATAGGTGCTTCCTCCCTTTATACTAGGGAAGTCAGAACCCTGGGCCAAGGTTTCCCAAAGCAtggtagagagaagaagggacggACTGACTTTATTCTACCTGCTTGCTTAGTTCTCCCTAACCAGAGTGTAAGACCTCTGAGAGCAGGGCTCTGTCTGTCTGCACCACCTTGTTACCACGTAGTAGCTGACATACACTTGTGCTTATTAAAACTATCAGTAATTCCTGAAATACTGAATAAACCTAAGTTTTAATCCACatgagctgtgtggccttgggcaaatttGGCTTGTTTCACAAAGTGGGATTTAGGAAGCATATTGCACAGGATTGCTGGGAGGGATTAAATCAGGTGTTGCCTGGTAAGGGCATGTACACGGATGAATGCTTGGTGCCTCATATGTGACGTGTGAGAGGGCCTGATGGGTGGTAAATAAGTTCCTTAAATGATAAGTGTGTTAAGCCAGGAAAAGAAAAGGCTTACAAGTGGGGTGCCAGGTTTGGGAAATTAGTAAAATTGAGAGTATTTCTAGGATTAGGTTTGGAGAATAGAAGGAAGACTTGGCGAGAGGGGTGGCTCCTTTAGGGACCTTGTGAAGAGTCAGGATCCCTTGCCCAGAGCTTGATTTCAAAGGCTGGATGTCCCTGCTTCTTGGGCAGGGTGGTGCTTATAATCCTCTTCAAATGACTGGAAATTCCACGGATACCCAAAACAAATCTCTTAAAAGTGTGGCTGCTCCACTGAGGGCCTCGAGGTATCTTATGACATTGGGAAACGGGGTAACCAAATAGTTGCCTCCATGACATTTTAGCTTAGATGAAGTATATTTGAAGGTTGAGAGGTGATGAACTGAGACTGggagtgtaaggccagtggcccccaccgtggccatgcaggttcctattggattcgggcagatggtaaaggaactgtggagccagaaaatggtgggccattccatttctTAAAGTCTTAAAATGGCAGACGAACAAAcgggcagggctcccaagcccctcagcattcaGGACTCCCCCAGATGCacaggccccaccagcctcagcactccccagccaaacaggctgggtggaaatcagggctcccaagccccaactCGGTCTGTTTCCACAATCTggactcattctccagactcacTGTCAGGATGAGAATCAGGAGGGAGCTCCTGattctccctctgctctccccagCCAAAAACTAGCTAAGGGAAGAAAccctttctccagcaaacaatagcccctcccaagcaggaaggcaccCCGCAATTTGCATTATGTTGCCCTGAGGGCAATCAtggcagccttccatagactatacacacagggcacacatggctctgccccaatacaagtgagcaaacctaaacatttgtttacccaacagggAGCACAACCCCTCTGGAGAATGATACCTCACAAGCGGAGGATTAGGTAAGGGGAAGCCAGCGTGAGAACTCCTGGATGCTCATAGAGGGAGGTGGGAGGCTCGCCAGGAACAGCAGCAGTGTTACCTAGGGCTGCCTGGACATTCTGTTAACAAAGTGTAGTTTTTCCCCAGAGTGTATTTTTACTGGTGCTGGGACACAGGGCAGGCCACCTGAGATCTTCCCCTTTTATTTTGCTCTTCTACCAGAAGCCTTCTCTCTTAAAGCAgaagtctagggcagtggtctcaAACTTTTTAGCTTTTATACCCCCTGAAAAAACTTAGAAGGTCTTTGTATTCCTTCACGTTTTTAAGttgataatttacttttttttttattataaatgtaacATAGTTTTGAAGAATGTGGTTTCTGGTATATTAAATATTGTAcatgtattttacatttattttgttaaaactgGAGTTGCCAATTTAGCTCATCCAGTTTATGGTAAATATTCATCATAGATATAAGTGGTAAAGTTAGTCCTCCTTGGTAAAactaatcaaaattattttctgtgaGAAAAAGGATCTAACCTTTTCAATCCAGGTAAATGTGGTGATATACATACAGTTTATGCATTTCGTTTGACAACACTCTTGCACCTGAATTTTAATTCTAAGACGGTAGATGGAAAAGGTGTAGAGCTGGATGAAATAAGGTGCCGCGTTATTCCTAATCTCTGTCTCCTTTGCTTTGCTGTCAGATTTTCTCCCTCAGGAGTTATACTTTCTTGAATTATCCCTTTGTTTTCCTTCCCTATGAGATAGTTTTTATACCCTGGGGCTGGTTGAGAGGTGTGCCTTTCTTTTGTGAAGTGGGAAAAGGATGCTTATGAAAGGGGTGGTGGGAAATAAAATTACAGATGGCAGGTGCATCTCTTATGCAAATCAGTGTCAGGAAATAACACATATGGAAGTTGGGAGCTGGAAAATGATTCCCTTAAGCTGCTCTTTTCTGTTTTACGCTCTCCCACTCCCCCCTGGAATAGATATGTGCCTCCCAACATATATAGACCCAGTTTGAAGACCACTGAAACCCTTGTAATGGGGACTCTTCAATGGCTGAAACGTCCATGATAGAGGCTAAAGAACATGGCAGGTTTTCTGTCCACCCCctgctctttccttttccttcccttcccttcccatcttaCCATTCTTCCCCACTCTGCAGTCTTGTATATAAAGAATGGCCCCAAACTGGGGCAGTATCTTAGTGTCTGTCATTCCACAGAGCTCCTCTTACCTGG
The DNA window shown above is from Saccopteryx bilineata isolate mSacBil1 chromosome 2, mSacBil1_pri_phased_curated, whole genome shotgun sequence and carries:
- the MDM1 gene encoding nuclear protein MDM1 isoform X7; its protein translation is MPVRFKGLSEYQRNFLWKKSYLSESCNSSVGRRYPWAGLRSDQLGNQGKYRAKIQHNDISSLLILVCS